CTCTCCGTTCCCATCGGCCTCAGGACGGTAGAGACCAGCCCGAAAGATAGGTGGATTTTCACAGTTGTTGGCGGTGTACTTGCCGCAAAGCTCACCCCACGCTCCGTCTTCCTCGGGCTTGACCCGAGGATCCACCTCGGCCTCCATCAGCAACGGGCATGGATCCCAGGCTCAAGGCCTGGGATGACGGAGGTTGGGGATCCGTTTTCGCCAATCTCCCAGCGGGTTGAGCCGGAACCCGCCGTGGAGCAATAGCAGACTCTGATCGACGTCTGACGGACCCTTTTCGTTGCCGCTCCATGGGAGTATTTTGCTCCCAAACTGTCTCAACTTGGCGCTGGAGAGTGCAGTGTTTGCGGACGGCCGTCGCACGTTTCTGCTCTTTTTGGCCGTCGCATCGTGTCTACTGACGTTGGCGCCACAATTGGGTGCGGCAGACGACACCGTTACAATCGACAGCGGAATGCTGAAAGGTGAGAGGTCGGGCACGGTCGTCGGCTTCAAGGGCATACCCTATGCGGCACCGCCGGTGGGCGATCTGAGATGGCGCAATCCGAGACCGGCGGAGACATGGAGCGGTATCAAGGATGCCCGCGATTTCGGTCCGTCCTGCATGCAGACCGATGACCTGCCGAAGTCAGAAGATTGTTTGACCCTCAATGTCTGGACACCCGCCAAGCGTTCTCGGACACCCCTGCCGGTGATGGTTTGGATTTATGGCGGCGCTCTTGCCCAGGGAAACACCCTTCAGTATCCCGGTGACCAGCTGGCCGCCCGGAGAGTTGTGTTCGTCAGCATGAACTACCGTGTAGGCCGATTGGGGTACTTTGCCCATCCGGCGCTGATGAAGGAATCCCCTGACGAGCCCGTCGGCAATTATGGTTACATGGACCAGCTTGCAGCCTTGAAATGGGTCCGGCAAAATATCGAAGCCTTCGGCGGCGATCCGAAGAAAGTGACCCTATTCGGAGAGTCGGCCGGTGGCGGCTCGGTGATGGCGCACATGATATCGCCGTTGTCACGGGGATTTTTCCGCGGCGCCATCCTACAGTCACCGGGCCTGCCTACCGCGCGTGCTGAGAGTACGCCTTTGTCAACGTTGAAAGAAGCAGAGAAAACCGCGTTGGACTATGCGGCTTCTCTCGGAATCAATGGCAGCGATGCCGACGCTCTCACGGCCCTTCGGGCGCTGCCTGCGGAAAAGCTGACCGAAGGTGCATCGGCACATGACGTGCTGGCGGGAATGTCGACCGGCAAGCCCGTCATCGGCGTCTCAGGCCCGATTATTGACGGAAAGTTTTTGCTCGAAACGCCGGAAGCGGCTTTTGCGGCAGGCCGTCAGGCGCCGGTTCCCGTCATCGTCGGGGCAAATAATCGAGATCTCGGTCTCGGTCAGGCCGCGACGAAAGACGATCTCTTCGCGCTGTTCGGGAAGCATGCTGCCGAAGCCCGCACCCTCTACGATCCGACCGGCCAACAGACGCTCGATGAGCTGAAGCAGCAGGTTCTGGCCGACAAAACACTTGTCGAACCATCCCGCCACCTCGCTGACGAGATGATCCGCGCTGGTCAGCCGACGTGGTGGTATCGTTTCTCCTATGTCGCCGAGGCTCTCCGCAACGATCCGGCATGGAAAGGCGCTCTGCACGGCTTTGAAATTCCGTATACGCTCAACATTCCAGACGCACTGGTGAAAGACAAGGTGACGCCTGCCGACTGGGCCATGGCCACATTGGCGAGTGCCTACTGGGTCCAATTTGCAACGAGCGGTGACCCCAATGGAGGCTCACGGCCAAAATGGCCTCACCACGACCCCTTCGTCCATAGGGTCATCGACTTCACCAATCACGGCGTGACGTTCGGAGCAGATCCGCTGAAGCTGAGGCTCGACCTCTGGCAAAGGTATTGGCAGGAAAAGCAGTGACGGGGTCGGTGCCCGTCGCTGAGCCCCATGTCAGGGTTCCCAAAGAGACGACCACGTGTCCAGATTCGGTCAGAGCGCAACACCATTGTTGATTGCCCAAGTACGAAATGCTCTTTGGCGGCAGGTCTGCGCTCTATCGCCTCTCGCAATCGCCGAATTGCTTCGTCTTTATCCCCTACCAGCCAAGCTGCGCTGATTGACAGCAGAGACGGGCGATTCCGGAGGGCGGCAGCGAGATGCTGCATGTCACGATGCGAGTCTAGCCATGGGATGCCGAAGGACCGCATTTTTTCGACGAGATCAGCGGATATCAAATTCAAGTTTGAGCCTGACTCAATCGCCCACCAATGATCCTGGCCATAGGCGAGGCTCCCTAGCCGTTCCCGAATTGTCGAGTCATATTCTTTGGGTTTTCCATTGATTGCGACCTGTCCTGCAAGCGCTGCAACAGCCGCCGCGTAGACTCCGAGATTGACAGTAAACTTTCCATTTTCGCCGGAATTCG
The Rhizobium leguminosarum DNA segment above includes these coding regions:
- a CDS encoding DUF4304 domain-containing protein, yielding MMTFAAPAEWRDNGARIHAGVNEVDWRYHKAASGLDDLTRELTRRKPIDEVIKLGFANLLKAHGFKKSGRNWHRADGENWLVVNVQASSSNSGENGKFTVNLGVYAAAVAALAGQVAINGKPKEYDSTIRERLGSLAYGQDHWWAIESGSNLNLISADLVEKMRSFGIPWLDSHRDMQHLAAALRNRPSLLSISAAWLVGDKDEAIRRLREAIERRPAAKEHFVLGQSTMVLRSDRIWTRGRLFGNPDMGLSDGHRPRHCFSCQYLCQRSSLSFSGSAPNVTP
- a CDS encoding carboxylesterase/lipase family protein, translated to MFADGRRTFLLFLAVASCLLTLAPQLGAADDTVTIDSGMLKGERSGTVVGFKGIPYAAPPVGDLRWRNPRPAETWSGIKDARDFGPSCMQTDDLPKSEDCLTLNVWTPAKRSRTPLPVMVWIYGGALAQGNTLQYPGDQLAARRVVFVSMNYRVGRLGYFAHPALMKESPDEPVGNYGYMDQLAALKWVRQNIEAFGGDPKKVTLFGESAGGGSVMAHMISPLSRGFFRGAILQSPGLPTARAESTPLSTLKEAEKTALDYAASLGINGSDADALTALRALPAEKLTEGASAHDVLAGMSTGKPVIGVSGPIIDGKFLLETPEAAFAAGRQAPVPVIVGANNRDLGLGQAATKDDLFALFGKHAAEARTLYDPTGQQTLDELKQQVLADKTLVEPSRHLADEMIRAGQPTWWYRFSYVAEALRNDPAWKGALHGFEIPYTLNIPDALVKDKVTPADWAMATLASAYWVQFATSGDPNGGSRPKWPHHDPFVHRVIDFTNHGVTFGADPLKLRLDLWQRYWQEKQ